A stretch of the Arthrobacter stackebrandtii genome encodes the following:
- a CDS encoding GNAT family N-acetyltransferase: MLKPAAPSLDLLESLMAAAWPALESSTADGWVLRSAGGVTQRANSVWPAEPASDELAALRSAENWYAGRRQPVIFQLTRREENAPLEALLDTQGYSQQSETIVMTSPVPPAAPVPGAAAPEGAAIRVEVAGTPSEEWLELWWRVDGRGGAAEKQTARRILLGASSLYATARSSEGVAVGTGRLTLVDGWAGVYGMATHPDFRRQGVASAVLAELLGQAFAADVAGLWLMVTAANAGAQALYEHAGFAEAARYHYRQAPLRRAFGAC, encoded by the coding sequence ATGCTGAAACCCGCTGCGCCCTCCCTTGACCTGCTGGAATCACTCATGGCTGCGGCCTGGCCCGCCCTGGAAAGTTCGACGGCGGATGGCTGGGTTCTGCGGTCGGCCGGCGGGGTCACCCAGCGCGCCAACTCGGTCTGGCCCGCCGAACCCGCCAGTGACGAATTGGCTGCCCTGCGGTCTGCCGAGAACTGGTACGCAGGGCGGCGCCAGCCGGTCATCTTCCAGCTGACCCGCCGGGAGGAAAATGCGCCGCTGGAGGCCCTTTTGGACACGCAGGGCTATTCACAACAGTCCGAAACCATCGTCATGACCTCGCCGGTCCCGCCCGCAGCGCCCGTCCCTGGCGCGGCTGCCCCGGAAGGTGCCGCAATCCGCGTGGAGGTGGCGGGGACGCCGTCGGAGGAGTGGCTCGAGCTGTGGTGGCGGGTTGACGGGCGTGGCGGGGCGGCCGAGAAGCAGACTGCGCGAAGGATCCTGCTGGGTGCCTCATCCCTGTATGCAACGGCGCGCAGCAGTGAAGGTGTAGCCGTGGGCACGGGCCGGCTGACGTTGGTGGATGGCTGGGCCGGCGTCTACGGCATGGCCACGCACCCCGACTTCCGGCGCCAGGGCGTGGCATCGGCTGTGCTGGCCGAACTGCTGGGCCAGGCCTTCGCCGCGGATGTTGCCGGACTGTGGCTCATGGTGACCGCCGCCAACGCGGGTGCCCAGGCGCTGTACGAACATGCAGGATTTGCAGAGGCCGCCCGCTACCACTACCGCCAGGCCCCGCTGCGACGGGCGTTCGGAGCCTGCTGA
- a CDS encoding Vms1/Ankzf1 family peptidyl-tRNA hydrolase — protein MNPSSQNPSSRSAFVAAARLDGWVARFAASHRGLASTTDTDDGVLLAMRDGATALLTPPWPDDGRPGRGAGPVERLVSLASQERRFGLVLVRRGGYGVGVAAAGKLLASKVGTASSRSRGGDPGAAVVERAAAEALKVFAGQGFEYLATGGDKLLVEAVLAVPALRSVRVQPRLDPLAVPDPKMAVLEKAAADFCAVRVRITDPAGP, from the coding sequence GTGAACCCCTCCAGCCAGAACCCGTCCAGCCGATCCGCGTTTGTCGCAGCCGCCCGCCTTGACGGCTGGGTGGCCCGCTTTGCCGCTTCCCACCGCGGCCTGGCCTCCACCACTGACACAGACGACGGCGTTCTGCTGGCCATGCGCGACGGCGCCACCGCGCTGCTCACCCCGCCATGGCCCGACGACGGCCGGCCGGGCCGGGGTGCCGGGCCGGTGGAACGGCTGGTGTCCCTCGCCTCGCAGGAGCGGCGGTTCGGGCTGGTTTTGGTGCGCCGCGGCGGCTATGGGGTCGGGGTTGCTGCGGCCGGCAAGCTGCTGGCGAGCAAGGTGGGGACGGCCTCGTCGCGCTCCCGCGGCGGGGATCCGGGCGCGGCAGTGGTGGAGCGGGCGGCCGCCGAGGCCCTGAAGGTCTTTGCCGGGCAGGGCTTTGAATACCTGGCCACGGGTGGAGACAAACTGCTGGTTGAAGCGGTGCTGGCGGTGCCTGCGCTGCGTTCCGTTCGGGTCCAGCCGCGGCTGGACCCGCTGGCCGTGCCCGACCCCAAGATGGCCGTGCTGGAGAAGGCTGCCGCGGACTTCTGCGCCGTCCGGGTGAGGATCACCGACCCGGCCGGCCCCTGA